TCCATGCGAAATTGGAATTCCCTTTCATATACATGGGAGGGATGTTTTTTATAAATCAGCTATTTGACTGGGATTAAGGGCCTATGCCATAATAGCAATGAGCAAATAACTAATGGTAAAGTTTACAGCATTATTGTTCTTGTATTACCATGAATGCATTAAAATTAACTACTTTTTTTTAAGTATTTATCTCAAAATGTGTTTATTATTTGCTTATATATTTTTTTTGCACATTTATCTGAAACTTTACGCCTATTTATTCGTAGTAGAGGATTAGTGTGCTTCAATATTACATAGAGAAATGAGTGGGGAGTGATGAGATGTCTCAGTTTTCAATACGCCGTCCTGTAACAGTATTTATGTTAATTATTGCTTTGTTAATCGGGGGCGGTATTTTTGCGTTAAGGCTTCCTGTCGAGCAGATGCCGGATATGAAGCTGCCTATTGCTGTGGTAGCGACCAGTATTCCGAACTCGACACCGACAGAAGTTGAGGAACTGGTGACCAAACCTATTGAAAAGGGTCTGGCTTCTATTGAGAATGTGGATACGATCCAGTCGCAGTCTTCAGAAGGATCATCTATGGTCATAGTTCAATTTAATTGGGGAGTAGATATAAATCAGGCAACCCTCGACATGCGAGATAAAATTGATGGGGTTCGAGGGTCTCTTCCAAAGGCGGCAAATTCACCGCGCGTACTTAAATTGGATATTAACGCAACGCCAGTTATTACCCTCGCTTTTACAGGGGATCAGGATGTTAACAAGCTGAAGCCTATTGCTGAAGATATTATTCAGCCGCGGCTTGAAAGAATTGCGGGAGTAGCGTCAGTCAGCATGTCAGGTGGGCAGGAACGGCTTGTGAAGATTACTGTAGATCAGGCCAAGCTTCAAAGCTATGGCATTACGCTGGATCAAATCAACCAGGCACTATCGTCCAATAACATAGCTGGTTCTGCTGGTTCGGTGTACCGAGGTAATACAGAAATCCAACTTCGGGTTCAAGGTGAATATAAAGCTGTTTCAGAAATGGGTGAAACGCCAATTCCAGTCGGGAAGGGAAGCGTTAAGCTAAAGGACATTGCGACAGTTAAAGATTCTGTGGATGAAGTTACAACCATTTCTACCTATAATGGAAAGCCAAGTATCAATATTTCTGTTACTAAAGCTACAGGGGGAAATACCCTTTCAATCGCCAATTCTGTGAAGGATAGTTTAGATTCAATACGGAAGGAATTACCTCCGGGAACTCAATTGGAGATGGTAACAGATGCTTCCAAACCCATTAGCGACTCCGTAAACTCATTAGTAGAGCATGCTGTATTGGGACTTGTTATCGCAGCCATTGTGTTGCTGTTATTTTTGAATAGTGTACGTTCCACCATTATTGCTTCTATCGTTATTCCAATCTCTTTCGTAGCAACGTTTATGATGATGTATTTTAGCGGACAAACCATCAACGTCATTTCATTGAGTGGTTTGCTACTGGGATTGGGATCCTTTGTCGACTTTGCCGTTGTTATTATTGAGAATATTTTTAGGCAGCGACATGAAGGGAAGAGCATGCTACAAGGGGCTATTGATGGCTCCAAGCAGGTGGGTAATGCCGTTATGGCGTCTGCACTTGCGCAGATCGTAGTATTTTTACCAGTTGTTTTTGTTGACGGAATTGCGGGAGTTCTATTTAAACCGCTGGCATTAACTGTTATTTTTTCTCACGTTGCAGCTTTGGTGGTTTCTCTTCTGATTGTTCCAATGCTCAGCTCACGTTGGTTACCTACCGTACCAGATGAATCAATATACTCTTCAGGTACTTATAAAGGTATTAACCCGATTATGTGGTTTAATATTGGTTTCGAGAAGTTTAAGGGCGGCTATCGACGTATATTGAAGTGGGGAATTAACCACAGAAAATCGGTTTTGATCATTACATTATTAATGTTTGTTGCAGCTGGGACTCTGATTCCTATGGTTAAAGCTGAATTTATCCCGGAATCCGATACTGGGGAATTCACAATTAACGTAAAACTTCCTAATGGAACGGTCTTGGAAGAAACTGAAAAGGTTGTTCAAGGTATAGAAAAAGAAATTTTGAAAGTTCCTGATCTGGATAAAATGACCGTGACAGTTGGTTCTGGTGGCAATTCTGCCTTTTCAGGTGCAACTCCAACCAACTCGGCAGATCTAAGTGTTACGCTGAAGGATGGCCATCAGCCAACAGATGTTGTAGTTGAGGGCCTTCGTAAGAAATTTGATAGTATTCCGGATGCAGAGATTACACTGACGTCTACAACAGGTTTTTCAAGTGGATCGGCTGTTAACATTAATCTAAAAGGTGACGATATTGACGTCCTGAGAGAACTCTCGGACAATCTCGTTGCGGACGTGAAAAACATACCGGGTACCGTTAATGTTAAAAGTAGCTTGAGTGCGGTTCGCGAAGAATATGAGATTACGGTTAATCGGGAGCTTGCTAGTCGATATGGCTTATCAGCGACCCAAATCTTATCTGCAGTGAATACTTCTTTTAATGGATCAGTCGCCACAAGCTATCGTACAGGTGAAGATCAGATTGATGTGAAGATATCGTTGCCAGAGCAAAACCGCCATGATTTGTCATATTTACAATCTTTACGGATTACCACTTCACAAGGCATCGATGTACCTTTGTCTTCAGTAGTAAGTATGGATAAACGGACTGTACCCGATACTGTTACTCGTGAAGACCAAACGCGTCAAGTGCAGATTACTGCTGATATTGATGGAACAGGGGACATTCTTACCATTAATCAAAAAATAGATGCTCTATTGAAGAGTACTCACTTCCCAGAAGGCTACAGTGCAGATACGGGTGGCGGTCAAAATGAGCAAATGATGGAGTCCTTTATAAATCTGGGAATAGCTATATTGCTATCTGTAGTACTGATTTATATGGTTATGGCGGGTCAGTTTGAATCCTTGCTTACACCGTTTGTTATTATGTTTTCGGTTCCACCTACATTAATAGGTGTGCTTATTGGTTTGGTTGTCACAGGATCTAGTCTTAGCGTATCGGCCCTAACCGGTTATATTATGCTCGTCGGCTTGGTCGTGAATAACGCCATTGTTATGATTGATTTCATCATTCAGCTCCGTAAAGAAGGCCAAGATCGGGATGAAGCCATTATTCATGGAGCATCTGAGCGGCTACGTCCAATTTTGATGACTACACTTGCTACCGTACTTGCTTTGCTTCCAATGGCATTCGCTACAGGAGATGGTAATGAAACACAAGCACCTATGGCAGTTGTCGTTGTGTTCGGGTTGTCCTTTGCTGCTTTGATTACATTGATTCTTATTCCGGTTGTCTATGTTATTTTGGATAATATGATTGAAAAGCGTAAAAATCGTAAATTGAAAAGACAAGCAAAGAGACAACTCAAAAAAGAAGCAAAGCTGCAACAAAAGAGTGTTCACATTTAATAATGAGGTGAAGAGATATAATGAATAAAAAAAGTGCTCTGATTGCCACGACATTGCTTTTATCAGTTGCATTGGCAGGCTGCGGTGGGGGAGAGGCCCCCGCTGCTTCACCTGCTGCGCAAAAAGCAATTCCGATCCAGGTAGCAAAAGTAGCTAAAGGCAGTCTGGCAGATTCAACAGGTATTGTAGGCAGCTTTGCGCCTAAAGATACGACTCAGGTTTCCCCGAAAATTAGCGGAAAAATACAGAACATTAATTTGACGGTAGGGCAAAAGGTAAACAAAGGCGATGTTTTGTTTACGATTGATCAGAAAGACCTTCAGGATACAATTACACAAAATCAAGAATCCTATCAGGTTGCACTGGCTAATTTAAAACAGGCGGAGTCTGGAGCAGCACAATCAGTTCAGCAGGCTGAGACTAGTGTAGACCAAGCTAAAAGTGCACTTGTTCAGCAGGATAATTCTATTACACAAGCTCAGAATGGGCTGGTGGATGCTCAAAATTCCGTGCGTGATGCTCAAAGCACGCTAACTCGGAATCAGCAACTCTTTAGTGCTGGTGCTGTTTCGCAATCTGAATTAGAGCAGTCTCAAATAGCGCATAGAAAAGCTCAGACAGCGCTGGAAAATGCTCAAATTGCACTTCATAATGCCCAAACGTCCAAGGAGAGTGCGCAAACAACATACAGTAATGCTCAAAAATCATTACGTCTTGCACAGCAAAAAACGGGTATTGATGTGGCGCGTGCTTCGGTGAATCAGTCCAAGGCTGCTTTGGATACGGCACGTAGTCAGCTTGTCGACGCTGTCGTCAGAGCCCCTATGTCAGGCACTATTTCGGTAGTGGCAGGTACAACAGGGCAAATGGTCAGCCCTCAGTCAGCTGTAGCTACAATTGCAAACACCAATCCGATCCTTGCCAAGGTAAATGTATCTGAAGAGGATCTGCTTAAGCTAAACGTAGGCTCCACTGTAACTGTAGGGATAGACTCGTTGGGCAAGCGAATTGAGGCTAAAGTGACAGCAGTCAATCCGGTTATGGATAATGATCTTAAGGCATATCCTGTCGAAATATCAGTCCCTAATCCTTCTGGCGAGTTCAAATCTGGCATGGTAGTGACTGTTTACATGAAATCAGAAGCTGCACACAATATTCTCGTAACGCAGGATGCAATTACGGAGCAGGCGGGGAAAAAGTATGCGTATGTAGTTGAGGGATCCACGGCTAAGCGGGTAGAGGTGCAAACAGGCGAGGAAAGTGCCAAGCAGGTTGAAGTAACCAAAGGGCTTACTGAAGGACAGACTATTGCCGTTAAAGGTATAAGTCTGCTTACAGATGGTGCGAAGGTTAATATAGTGAAGTAATTGTTTTTTGTAATATTCAAAATAAATACTGTTACTCCGTCATTACCTACTGCTTAAAGTGTTTTAGAGTATTTGATTTCAAGGGAGTCTATAGTTTTTATGTTCTTTATATATTCTATGGAAATTTCTCGATGAATATACTCTAATAAAGCTGTTTTTAACGCATGGGGATAACCCTTGTACATTTAAGGCTGATAAGGTAAAAGTTGTAGGATGACGGAGGAACAGGTTTAATAGTATAATTATGACTGTGGAAAGCGGAATACATAATCAAAAAAAATAAAATTTTTTTTGAAACTGACGCAACTTTTTAAACCTATGCTACGTCTAATTGGGTGAGTATGAAACAAAGGGGTACAAAAGCGTGTAAAGACAAAATTCGCTAAAAAAAATCTTTACTGCATTGTTATCACATTGTATAATACTGGAGTACGTCGTAAATGGACGCTTTCTTTCAACTAGATTCCAAGCTTCTGTGATATTGTCACAGATATCATTTTATAAGGGTTCTCATAAAGCTCGGAAAGGAGGTGTAACGACTGATGAGTGACAAGATCCGACAAAAAGACAAAAATAATATTTCTGTTTATATTCAAGGAGGAGAAAAAAAGGTTATGACAAAGTTTAATAAAAAAATGATCAACGTGCTGGCAACAGCAACATTGGTTGCTGGTGTAGCAGCTCCAATCGCAGCATTGACTGCACCAACTGCAATCCATGCAGCTTCTAGCTACCAATCTCTGAGCACTCCTAGCATTAGCTCCAGTGCACAATCCAATGCTACATTGGGTAGAGCAAAAGTTAGCATTAGCCAAGCTTCTATCGCTGCTGGCGCATCTTTCACAGTAACATTGCCAAAAGGCTTTGAATTCTCTGGTGCTAATAATGGTGTTGGTCGCGTAACCACTGCTACTGACTCTACTTATGGTTTGGGTGTATACCTGGATGCACAAGATAACGACGATCCAGAAAACATTCCATCTACTGGATATAATGATGCTAATGCAGTAGAAGTTACTAAGTTGACTAACAACTCTGCAAAAATAACTTTGAATTTCAGCAACTCCAAAGATAGTGCTGATCTTTACCTGAACTTCGGTAAAGTTAACGTTACTGGACCTAGCAACGGACCTGTGAAAGTTGCTATTGATGCAGCTTCCGCAAGCGGTTTGACTAGCGGCGAAGTAACAATTGCAAACGTAGTTTCTTCCGGTCAAGTATCTTTGTCTGTAGCTGATACTGTTTCCAGCGAAGAAAACTTCACTGCAACTTTGAAAGTTAAAGAAGAAACTGCTGGTTCTTTGGCTAACAACAACAACATTAAATTCAAATTGCCAAGTGGTTTCAAATGGAACACTGCTGGTAATGCAACCGTTCTTTATGGTGATATCGCTTCTGGTGATGTAATCACTAAAATTGACGGCGACACTTTGACTTTGTCCTTGAAAAACCCAAGCACTAAACAAACATCTTTCCAATTGCCTGTAGAATTCTATGTTGATGATGAAACTAGTGCTAAAGAAGGCGATGTTACAGCTAACATTTCCGGTAGCGCAACAACTGACGTTAGCTCCCTCGTAGTTGGTAGCTATGGTCAAATCGGTGGTGGCGTTACTGTTGCTACTCCAACAACTATCCTTGCAGGTCATGACGAACAAAAACTTGGCGACATCGTAATTAAAGAAACTGTTGCTAAATCTTTTGTTAATGGACGTACTGTAACTTTGCGTCTGCCTGAAGGTGCTCGTTGGCAGTCTACTTTTGAAAGCAACAGCCCAGGAAGTAACTTCGTAGGTTCTATGGAGAACACTAACGGATTGGGTGGAGCAGATGTTTCTTACACTGACTCTGACAAACGTACTTTGAAACTGACTTTCAAAAACGTTAACA
This DNA window, taken from Paenibacillus kribbensis, encodes the following:
- a CDS encoding efflux RND transporter permease subunit, with translation MSQFSIRRPVTVFMLIIALLIGGGIFALRLPVEQMPDMKLPIAVVATSIPNSTPTEVEELVTKPIEKGLASIENVDTIQSQSSEGSSMVIVQFNWGVDINQATLDMRDKIDGVRGSLPKAANSPRVLKLDINATPVITLAFTGDQDVNKLKPIAEDIIQPRLERIAGVASVSMSGGQERLVKITVDQAKLQSYGITLDQINQALSSNNIAGSAGSVYRGNTEIQLRVQGEYKAVSEMGETPIPVGKGSVKLKDIATVKDSVDEVTTISTYNGKPSINISVTKATGGNTLSIANSVKDSLDSIRKELPPGTQLEMVTDASKPISDSVNSLVEHAVLGLVIAAIVLLLFLNSVRSTIIASIVIPISFVATFMMMYFSGQTINVISLSGLLLGLGSFVDFAVVIIENIFRQRHEGKSMLQGAIDGSKQVGNAVMASALAQIVVFLPVVFVDGIAGVLFKPLALTVIFSHVAALVVSLLIVPMLSSRWLPTVPDESIYSSGTYKGINPIMWFNIGFEKFKGGYRRILKWGINHRKSVLIITLLMFVAAGTLIPMVKAEFIPESDTGEFTINVKLPNGTVLEETEKVVQGIEKEILKVPDLDKMTVTVGSGGNSAFSGATPTNSADLSVTLKDGHQPTDVVVEGLRKKFDSIPDAEITLTSTTGFSSGSAVNINLKGDDIDVLRELSDNLVADVKNIPGTVNVKSSLSAVREEYEITVNRELASRYGLSATQILSAVNTSFNGSVATSYRTGEDQIDVKISLPEQNRHDLSYLQSLRITTSQGIDVPLSSVVSMDKRTVPDTVTREDQTRQVQITADIDGTGDILTINQKIDALLKSTHFPEGYSADTGGGQNEQMMESFINLGIAILLSVVLIYMVMAGQFESLLTPFVIMFSVPPTLIGVLIGLVVTGSSLSVSALTGYIMLVGLVVNNAIVMIDFIIQLRKEGQDRDEAIIHGASERLRPILMTTLATVLALLPMAFATGDGNETQAPMAVVVVFGLSFAALITLILIPVVYVILDNMIEKRKNRKLKRQAKRQLKKEAKLQQKSVHI
- a CDS encoding copper amine oxidase N-terminal domain-containing protein, with protein sequence MSDKIRQKDKNNISVYIQGGEKKVMTKFNKKMINVLATATLVAGVAAPIAALTAPTAIHAASSYQSLSTPSISSSAQSNATLGRAKVSISQASIAAGASFTVTLPKGFEFSGANNGVGRVTTATDSTYGLGVYLDAQDNDDPENIPSTGYNDANAVEVTKLTNNSAKITLNFSNSKDSADLYLNFGKVNVTGPSNGPVKVAIDAASASGLTSGEVTIANVVSSGQVSLSVADTVSSEENFTATLKVKEETAGSLANNNNIKFKLPSGFKWNTAGNATVLYGDIASGDVITKIDGDTLTLSLKNPSTKQTSFQLPVEFYVDDETSAKEGDVTANISGSATTDVSSLVVGSYGQIGGGVTVATPTTILAGHDEQKLGDIVIKETVAKSFVNGRTVTLRLPEGARWQSTFESNSPGSNFVGSMENTNGLGGADVSYTDSDKRTLKLTFKNVNSTTDAGTLKLKNVEVATQPGFSGDLNVEVGGSQGLSGTVKVATVKQAVTLAAASKPTLTIGLGDQQVGDITITEAAKEAFVKKDGSREVILELPTGVRFASTPEVKVTAGDVKVKSVSTDTYGESNKGRLSFYIDSESATPSTITISAPKLTVDRTVAQGDIVAKLKGSAVSYTAYKGATDNTQNWKDNNTAAAEVAIATVGTPAPGATSTKAVFTLGSTSYTVDGQTKTAEVAPYAENGRTYLPVRYAAEALGVSPQNILFDKATSTVTLIKGSTVAQIKLNTNLLTVNGSVIRMDVKAVTNKNRTVLPISWVGRALDASINYDATAKTVTVENNK
- a CDS encoding efflux RND transporter periplasmic adaptor subunit; translated protein: MNKKSALIATTLLLSVALAGCGGGEAPAASPAAQKAIPIQVAKVAKGSLADSTGIVGSFAPKDTTQVSPKISGKIQNINLTVGQKVNKGDVLFTIDQKDLQDTITQNQESYQVALANLKQAESGAAQSVQQAETSVDQAKSALVQQDNSITQAQNGLVDAQNSVRDAQSTLTRNQQLFSAGAVSQSELEQSQIAHRKAQTALENAQIALHNAQTSKESAQTTYSNAQKSLRLAQQKTGIDVARASVNQSKAALDTARSQLVDAVVRAPMSGTISVVAGTTGQMVSPQSAVATIANTNPILAKVNVSEEDLLKLNVGSTVTVGIDSLGKRIEAKVTAVNPVMDNDLKAYPVEISVPNPSGEFKSGMVVTVYMKSEAAHNILVTQDAITEQAGKKYAYVVEGSTAKRVEVQTGEESAKQVEVTKGLTEGQTIAVKGISLLTDGAKVNIVK